The genomic region ATCCCTTGCCCGTCAGCGTGACCCACTTTCCAGGATTGATCtagcttccaagatgtctttccAACACACAGAAGGAGATAAGCCTAGTGACGTCTGCCAGAAAGTGTTATGAGGAAAGTACTTGGGCTTTAATAATCGGGACGCTAAAGAATCTAGATTTTGAACCAGTCGTCGCCCTTGTTTGGCAAGGAGCGCAAGGTTGAAATCATACAACGAACGAAAGCAAGGACCATCATCTTCCTTGGACCGGCACATGTTTTCCCATGACATCCAATGGAATCGACGGGAACCTTCACCATCCCTTTACCAGAACCGGTAAAGTATGCGCTGAAGATCCTCGTAGAATGTCTTCGGCAGAAGAAAACAATTCATCGAGTAAATAGGTAGAGACTGCCCGACCACCTTAATAAGAATCTTCTTGCCCGTAATGTTGAGTAGCTTTTCTTTCCAGCTTTTTAGCTTTTTCCAGTGACGATCCTTAATATAAGAAAATTGTTCAGAGCGGTTCCTCCCAAGCACAATAGGCAAACCGAGATAACGATCCTACACATCCACACGTATTACACCTAAGGAAGCAACCAATTGATCTTGAATATCTCGCCTAATATTGGGTGAAAATGGTACAGTACACTTCTAAAAATTTATACACTATCCAAAGGCCACCTTGTAGAGTCGTAATACTTCTTAAGATACCAACACTCCTGGAAAGATGCTCTCATAAACAAGAAACTTTCGTCAGCAAACAACATATGAGAAATAATAGGCGCCCCACGACAGATAGAGACACCATGAATAAAATCGAGCCTTTCATAACGAGCAAACAAACTAGTAAGACCTTCCGCACAGAgaagaaataaataaagggaGAGAGGATCCCCTTACCTGAGCCCACGGATGGGAGCAATGTACCCTGTAACATCTCCATTAACCAGAAAGGAGTATGTGATTGAACTAACGTAGCCTATAATCAAATATGTCCATCAAGGATCAAAACCGAGTTGCAAAATAATTTTCTTGAGAAAGTTCCATTCGACCTGATCATAAGCCTTGCTCATATCAAGCTTCAAGGCTAGATAACCCCGTTTACCCATTCGAAGATTATGAAGGTAATGACCCAACTTGGAAGCTATAAGGGAATTGTCTGAAATTAATCGGGTTGGAACAAAAGCACCTTGCTGCGTTGAAACAATTGCATCCATCATCCACTTTGACCGATTCACAATAACTTTAGCCCCTATCTTGTAGAGGACATTACACAACGCTATGGGCCGGAGCTGGGTCATATTTGTCGGCTCATGGACCTTAGGAATTAGAGAAACAGTGGTATAATTTAGTTGCTTGAAGATGTGGCCAGAGGTGAGGAAAGACTTTACAGCAACAATCACATCTGTTCTAACAATGTCCCATAACTTTTGATAAAACAGAGGAAATAACCCATCTGGCCCTAGAGTTGTGTGTGGGCCGTGTGTGGGTCCATTTGGAAAAATGCCTCCTTAATCTCGATATCCAAATAATCAGCGCATAGCATACGGTTGATATCCTAAGTGACACGCTTGGGAACAGATTCTAGAATCACATCACAAGGGAACTCACTATTTGATTTGAACATAGAGGAGAAATAGTCAACTACAACCTGTTCAATATCTCCAGAGGAAATACACCAAGTGTTGCTTGCATCAAACAAACCTTTTATACTATTTTTCTGGCGACGGTTAGAAGCTTTCTGATGAAAATACCTCATGTTTTGATCCCCATCCTGCAACCAGGTAACCTTGGACCACTGTTTCCAATGGGCCTCCTCCTGAGTAAGTAGAGACTCAAGCTTACTAAAGAGAGAACTCCTGAGGTCCCATTCCACCCCATCAGAAGGTTGTTGAAAAAGAATTTGCATTTGGTCGTGGACCACCTTAATTTCCTGTTGaacatgtgacatcccacattgcccagatgactgatctttatatgtatattcctatccctacctagcacgaggccttttgagagctcactggcttcgggttccgtaggaactccaaagttaagcgagaaaggggctagagcaatcccatgatgggtgacccactgggaagttgctcgtgagttcccaaaaacaaaaccatgagggcgtggttggcgcccaaagcggacaatatcgtgctacggagcaggcccgagaagtggtcccctcgggccgggatgtgacaatttggtatcagagcctaacttTGGCCGTGGTATGCCGATAagaacgtcgggcccctaagggggtggattgtgacatctcacattgcccaagggagtgatctttatatgtatattctcatccctacctagcacgatgccttttgggagctcactgacttcgggttctataggaactctgaagttaagcgagaagggggatagagtaatcccatgatgggtgacccactgggaagttgctcgtgagttcccaaaaataaaaccgtgagggcgtggtcggggcccaaagcggacaatatcgtgctacagtagtGGAGCGagcccaggaagtggtccctttgggccgggatgtgacagaacaAAACTTAGAAAGCGCTTTTATTTCAACAATTCAACACGAATTgcctttatttttttgcaaaCACGATACGACAGTGTTCTAGGAACACTCTTGGAGGTGAGTTTAGAATAGACGGATAGAGCTCAATACCATGAGCGTGTATACACAAACTTTACGAGCCTTGAAATATGAGAAATTTGGTCTTTTGCACATACTATCAATATAATTACCGAAATTGGAAACCTCCTAATTTGGAAACTTTCCAAAAATGGAAAGTTTTATCGCATATCCTTTTACACTTGTCGAGGTCACTACCTTAGGTTAAGGAGTGAGGATCTCAAGAGTCCTCAAATCAcatccattcatcgtacatcttacgatcataaatcattgtcaaatttttatttaaaattaaatataaacagtacctgacgaaaattaaccgcacgatgtacaataaacgaaCGTGATTAGAGGACCtctagaatcctcacaaagaatcCGTAATCCTCTCTCTAGGTTATGGACTCATTTGGTCCCACAACATTATCCCTTCCAATCACCATTTTCTAGAAGAAAGAACTTTCCTTTTGTTAGAAATCCAACTTTACCCTCAAGCTCGATAGGAtctcttcatttcttctttaaCAGACTTTGAATATCGTAATTttacaatccaatccaatccaatcccacTAACTAAACAAGCCTTAACTCACTAatagagaaaaagaaatgagACTGTGACCAATAAGTATGTTTTCATGAATGATCCAACCTCTACTTTCATTTTAAGAAGCTGGAACCCATTTCTTCCTTCCGCGTTACGGCATGCACCAATCCTTGACACTAAACGAGGGTCAAGTGTCCATTGTAGTATTTCAGTCTATAGAACCAGATCATAAGGCTGAGGGCCTGCAGGCCTGAGGCTTTTAGAGCAAGTAGGAAGCCAgtagaaaaaggaaaagtttAATTAAACCAATTAGAAACTTTGTCTTCTGGAGAGGAAACGAATAACAGTAGCAGTTGCTTTGTGATATTTAAGACCGATGAATCTTTCACTTCTgtcaaattaagaaaatgtcGTAAAGTTGTAGAGTTTATTATGAGAACTCCTGATAACTCAATCTAGCTTTAAAAAAGTTGACATTATTCAGACAAATGACCGATTTATTGTTCTAAACTACTTTAGCTTGTCGGAGTGAAGATCTTGCTTGTAATGCAAGAATCAAAAGATTTGAAACAGTTCCAATTTTCGAGACAGCATATATAAAGGAGCAGAATAAATTTCGGTGTCTGCAGCCTGTGGTCAATCAACGACCGCCATGGCAGACACGAAATGGATTATTCAAGTTAACGAAGAGGTCGATAAGATGCAGGATCTTCCGATAGAGGAGGAGCATTGGAGCAAGGGGTCGATATACAGATTGCCAACCTGCATCACGGACGTTAACAAGAAGGCCTACAAGCCCCAGGTGGTCTCCTTCGGGCCTTACCATTTCAATAATTTAAATCCAATGGAGGAGCACAAGCGCCGTGCGCTTGTCCATTTCCTGAAAAGATGTGGGAAACCTGTTGAGCTGTTCAACAACACGCTGGCTGAAGTGGTGCAGGATTTGAAGGACTCGTACAATCCGCTTGAGCCTGAGTGGAGAGGTGATACAGATAGATTCTTACAGCTGATGATTCTGGATGGCTGTTTCATGCTGGAAGTCTTGCGGGTTGCTTCTCATTTAATGGATGATTACGCTCCCAATGATCCCGTCTTCAGCAACCACGGGAAGCTCCATATGATGCCGTACATCAAGCGCGACATGTTGATGCTTGAGAATCAGTTGCCGATCCTGGTTCTTGACAAGCTGGTTGCGGTTGAGAGCAATTACGCTAAGGTATACGAGTCCGTAATGTAGAGAGTGTCAATCTCACGTCAGGAAATCAAATTGTTgcataataattatataaaatctCGAACCTCTGCATCTGCACCCATTACCAATTGATTTTCGTGGGATGCTAATAACCTAACACATAAGATTCTGTATCCCATGTGGGATGCTCATGTTCTAACACATAGTCCTCTGTATCCTATGTTGATGTTTTTCGTTGCACAATAATCTCTATTTGTTTTCTGGCAGGATGAAGGGTTTGTCATCAAGCTCCTAATCAAGTTCTTCTCCCCCGGTACAGCAGCCTCAATCATGGGAAAATGCGTGCACGCATTGGATGTGTATAGGAAGAGCCAGCTTCAGGGAGAGCCCCATTGCAAAACAGGTCACTGCAGACCAGAGACGGTGAATCGTCACGGGGAAATCATCTGGTCAGCGACAGAGCTCAATGAAGCCGGGATCAGATTCAAGAAAAGCAAAACCACTAGCCTCAAAGACATCTCATTCTCCGGGGGAGTCCTCAGGCTCCCATCCATCATTGTGGATGACACCACCGAACCCATGTTCTTGAATCTGATAGCGTTTGAGCGCTTCCATGTTGGGGCAGGCAACGAGGTCACATCCTATATATTTTTCATGGACAATATCATAGACAATGCCAGAGATGTTGCCCTCCTACACTCAAAAGGTATCATCCATAATGCCCTGGGAAGCGACAAGGCAGTTGCGGATCTTTTCCACTCACTCTCTAAGGACATAACGCTTGATCCAGACAGCAGCCTTGATGCGGTGCATAAGATGGTGTATCACTACTGCAAGAAGCCTTGGAACGTCTGGCGCGCCAATCTCATGCACACTTACTTCAGGAATCCATGGGCTATTATTTCCCTCATTGCCGGTGTCTTCCTCTTCGTGCTCACTATAGCTCAGACCGGATACTCCATATATCCCTACTACTTTCCAAATGATGGTTCTCCCACCTGTGCATGTACTGTTAACAATTCTACTAGCCCTGCGCCTCCGCCTCCACCAAACGCTGCAGACTCCACCGCACCATCAAGATTTATAATTTCTTTCGTTCTTATATCGGTTGTATGGATGCTTACAGGTTGAAGATGGTTTTGATCATTCCCAACAATCATCTGTGGGTTTTGGGAGGTTTCTTTCATAATTCTTCTCcatatttgtttgaaaaataagCTAGGTGCTAGTCAGACGGCGGGTTAGGGCCTAGcgtctaggcggatttaagtaaatctactgtatttcgtgtaaataagtgtcttttaaaaatatatatataatttcatcataaactaaaaaatagaatgacatatatattataaagtattagaacacaATGAAAATACGATgagcaaacatataatgtgtgtttatttaaatgttgaataagtctcttataatttattggaaacaataaaatgcaaaagaaaagttatctattttataTCGAAGTAAGTTGCAACCTAGGCAGGTGTCTAGGCGGGTTTGGACGGCTAGGAGGGTGCCGAAGCTGTCTATGTGGGCGCCTCAACAGGTCCAAGCGCCCtttctaaattttcaaattccTAGACAATAATCAGGACGGTGACCACTCGCCTAACGTTTAGACGGGGATCTTTAGAACAATAGTttgaatgatttcttgtttgCTCGATGTCCAAGAAACACCAGATTCATTTATTTTCCATCCATAAAGAATTCGTCAGTGAGGGAAAATGCATGTTGCAAGATGACGATTTCCCGAAATAGTAATTATATAATGATTGATTTCATAAAAGTACTGATACATGAATAATACCCCGATTCTAAATCTTTCCATACAATTTTCAGTCCTCACAAAGAAAATTTGGGCCTGCTTCAACATCTTCTGTACAGAAGCTCCTACTATCCATCTACATGGAAAGAGTGGGGGAAAGACCGTGTGCCTGCCGGGGCCTCTACGAAAGACCAAACTCCGCATTCTTTCATATCTCGAAATGCAACTAACCAAAATCAGTTGAACAATTTGGGTTCTACAGTCCAAGAAAAAAGTGACTCTACTTGCGCGGGCACTTCAGTCATATTACCCGAGAGCTGCTCTTTATCACTTCATTTTCCGATTCCAATCAAGGTAAGCTGCAAGAGATAATATAGATTATCAGGCTTCCCCCAATAGAATCCAAAGAGGAAATGACATCTaacacaagaaagaaagaaaaaggaattacaATGTTGTTCTCAGGCTTCCCCCAATAGAATCCAAAGAGGACAACTGGCAATATATTGCAGGCTATGAGTACGAAAATCATCAGTGCATGCattcccatccattccatcacAATAGCCAGGCGCCTATAGCCACACACATCGACctgagggaagaagaagaagaagaagaaaccgtGCAGTGAGAAAACTAGGAAGGCCGAACCATAAAGTACTTATGCTAAGACGGTGTCATGTTGaagagaaaattaaaagacattGTGAAAAAAGTTTATCTCAAATTCCTTGACTTGACTTGAAACCCTACCATCAAGTAAATTGCAGCGAAGAGAATTCCAGCAGCACCAGCTGTGATACACATATAACTGAATGTGTAAAGAGCCTTGTTAATATGCATGCCTGAGAAAAAAGAAGCATAGAAAGGATAGTTTAGTGATAAAAAAATTGCAGCTAATTCCAttctatatgtgtgtgtgcgcgcgtgtGTAACAAAACTGTACTGGAATTGCGTACCAATTAAGTCGAGGGTGAGGCCTAAGACTACAAGAGACGAGGATGAAATAGACCAGTGTAGGATTCTTTCCCGGTGATCCTGCATTTGGAGGGAGTAATAGTTACAGATATGAATCCTCTGAGGAAGAAAAGAAGTACCTGATATGAAGTTTTCTCACCTTAAAATGGACAATGATGTGCCCGTAGTGCAAACCAACCAAGCAGGTAACAATAGCCATCATTGAACTGCAACGACGAAGGGCAAagcaaataaattttaaaacacaaaaagattAGAAACAAATAACTAAAATACATGTCTCTCGAAATTGTAATGTAATCGGATTCTgtaaagaagtaaaaaaagacACCTCAGAAGTCCTTCAGGATCAAAAGGGGCTTGGCACCAAGAAGGAGCATCGGCAGGCAACGGGCCATAATCAGGGGAGTTAATACTGCATTGCTGTAAAATAGCAATTAAAAGTTAAACATTACTAATGACAGTGAGGAACACTgcaaataaatgaaattaagTAAAGGAAATAGATTCTTACCTCCGTTCGTGCGTAGACTGGTCTTTTATATAAATGCTCAATCCCCAATATCGTACGATCAATCATCCCAACTGCATTGCAAGCCGATCCTGTGTCACCCCGTACTCCACATTTTACCTACAAAAAAGAGATGAGTATAAAAGCGGGATATATCTTTATAAAGCAAAACATAAGCCGAATTCTCAAACATATTAtgaaaaattaaggtaagaaCTAAGAAACAAATGATGGAAACTtactgaaaatgtttttggtgcaGAGGAGGAATCGACAGGAATCTGGTACTCCCAATCAGGAACATATAATCCGTATAACAATGACAGGTATATCGTGGTGATTATCAATGCCACCGCCCTGAGAAACAGGGCATACATTTTTTAAAATGGAGCAATATACACATTAGTGTTAGAGTGgtgcagaaaaacaaaaaaatagggCTACTAATGCAGATAAATATTACTTACAATTGAGATCGATATTTCCTGAGCAGCGATCTTCCTGAGTTGACATTACTATCACGCTTTAGCCAAATCTCGCACAATGCTGCTACAATATATCCAATCGCAATTCTCTGTGAATAAAAGAATTAGTTAACTTTTCTCTCAAGTTTCTAACTTAAGAAATAACCCTACTGAAATACAGCATACCTGTAGAATGCCCATCCATCTCATCTTTGTGATATCAACCCCGAAAGTAAGATCCTTGACGCGATGGAAAAATCCGCCTGGACAAAAGATATGTCGGACATTGCTTAGTATACAAAATCTTATAGTTTGCAAATCAAACTTTGCAGTAAAAGTCTTTTGTATAAGACATAAAATTACTAGTTCACTATTGCCATATGAACATATCAATCAAATGTTAATAGCTTGACAATAGAGAAAAGTTTCGGTTTTACTGTCTAATATATTAGTGTACCTTGAAGAAAAAGGCCTAATGCTAGAAGCTTCAGCGTCCGTAAAACTGCTTTTTTCGTAGCATCGGCTCCGCATGACGGTTTCTGTACGCAGAAACATTTATCTGTTAGCTAGCTTCTTCTTAAAACTGTGACGGAGATCACgtaatcatgaaaaaaaaaatgaattgatgGAGCAAGAAATGTGAAGTGTACCTTGTAGGCAAGTGCAAGGGAAAGACCAACAATAAACAGGAAAAATGGCATGACTAAATCTGCAAGGGTTAAACCATTCCAAGGTGAATGGTTAATTGCAGGCAGGATTCCACCCACGTCGTCCACTATTATCATCAGCTGCATCAAACAATGGCAAGCAATTATGGAAACGAACATAACAGGATTCACAACTACGGGCGACTACGGATCGTGTTCGATTTATCTATTTATGTTGGTATCATGTTCACGTGAAACAACGAGCTAATCAACATGTCAAATGATGTAATAAATAGAACAATACAAGCACTCGTACTAAAACAAGGTATGCGATTATGAACAGAGTTCtattaaatgtttttatatTCGTCCGAGTTAGTATAGCACAAGTTATGTAAGATGTATTTGAAATTGTAATTAGATTTTCgtttttttatgaaatattgAAAGCAGAAGAGAAACTGCTTTTGCACTGGTTTCCAAGTGGCAGGAGTTAAATGGCATTCAGAGCTTTTTGACATAACTCAAAGCAAGTAATGCCTGCAACACGTAAAATATTTGATAAATTGACGCCATGCAAATTTATGGATGGACCAACCAGCTGGAGTTGCAGTGACTGCGGGCGAAGCCGACATACTTGGGACGTATGACCCATCTCTACACGTCAGATGCGATAGATTTGGTACATCAGCCCATCACATGAGAGTAAGGAAAAAGTAAAATACCCATATTCCGAATAGGAGAGATAGAAGCTTATCTACAACATCGTATGTATAACACGAGAGTGTTTTTGATAAGAGTGCTGTATTTGGATCACATACCAAATGAATAAGAACCGACATGTTATCCAAATGTGCatactaaatttaaaaaataaaaaccaacacGTGATCCGAATGCTCATACTAAAATTTTTATAACtacatgtaaaataaaatatattccGGTTATATATAAGAATCTATCAAAAGTGGAGGTAGATTTTAGGCGCTCGGTGGTGGTGGAGCTCCAAGTCACTCGATGCAAAAAGCAAAAGACAGAGAAATGGGCATTGATTGAGGAGGCCGGTGTCTTTTGATCAAAGCCTTGCAAAAGGAGAGGCAAAAGCAGAGACAAAAGGAGGGTGTCGTGTCCATTGCATTTGATGTCACATGTGAATCGAGATCGGATTGGCACACGAATATTTACAAATGGATTGATCACAATAATAACAAGATGATTAAatcgtttttttttcctttcattaaATTACGTAATTAGTCGGTGGATTTGTATTATAATTTAGATTTCTTCACTGAAttaaaaatatgttaattttcgtttttgaatttGACAAAATCTGATAATTGGTTTTTCCATTAGGTTAATTACGTGGCATcaagatttaaaataaaatttaaatttattaaaaatctagtatttgaaaataataattcCAAGAATTTTAAATAGTCAACATGTTTTACTTTTAAATAGATCGGTGGTGTGGATGCGAGAGGCTGGAGGTACGGGGGTGGCGCGGATGGTTGGAGGTACGGGTTTGGGGTGGATGGCCGGAGGTAAAGGGGgtatgtaattaattttttagcaaAAACATAGAAGaagatatataattaatttttgagcaaaaacataaaagaagaaaaattataaagacTTTTTAAGtaagatttttcatggaatccCTGAAACCTCACAATCTAATCTTAATTTTCATACtaatattatgtaaaaaatatgCAGAATGGCATTTTTGCGATAATTTCCTtagcatttatcaaaagaagATATCGATTTTAGACCGACATTAGGATTGAAAGGAAAGAACACAAAGACATGAAATCGATTTTTGACCAAAACCATAAGAGAAGATAATGAAATTAATCATGATAACCACAAAAGAGGCATACCATTTTATTTCGttgatttggatttttattattttccatttcttcaaacaatcaaacaaaattGACCGGAAAGAGTCAACAAAGAAGAGATTTTTTGCCACAATcttaaattccaaatttttcatAGCAGATCACATTCATCCAACTCATTTAAGAACTAAAAACGAGTAAAATACTGAATTAGAAACCAGTTCCGTTCTTCTAAATTTTATAGTGTAAAATAACTCCCTAGGGTTTCAAAACGAAAAACATATAAGAACAATAACATTAATTTATTTCTTAGGGGGCTAGTTTGGGGTCTATTTTAAGTAACATGAGCTACTTAGCAACAGTTCGTTAGTCATCAATCATCCATTTTGTTGACAGTTACATACAAACAAACTgaggaaaattttgagttttaacgaaatacttTCGACACTGTAGTTTaacaaaaaatgatatttttactctaaataATCACTCTGATActatactattcacttacaacacatttttatcattttaattaaatctcaaaattttcaaacttttttattagtttccttaaaaaaaaaaaatgaaaaaaacccaaaatgaagaaaaaaaaatcgaaacggTGCCGTATCACCAGACGATTGAAAATTCATTTCGTTTCCGTTTACGGCATCGAAAAGCGTTGTATCGTTGCGCCTTTCAGCAAAAGGCAAAACTAAAATCTACCAAATGCCTTCAAATATTaaccattaaaatttattttcatcaattaaaatttatttttatcttttttcattACCAAAAATAGAAGGCAAAAACAGAGAGAGATGAAGGAATATGAAAATCCAGGGAAAGCAGACGTTACCGCAACCGTGAGTCCACGAAAGACGTCAAGGGAAACAAGGCGTTGCTGCTGTTGCCACGACTTCGAAGGCAATGACGGCACCGCTGCTTCTCCGTTACTAATATTCTTACAAGCGGCGCCCCCGACGCCGGTGGGAGGCTTTGATATCGGCTGGACGGCCATCTCAACATCATCGTCCATATGACCATCACCgccggcaccaccaccaccaccgatATTAACGTTCTTACCCATGATAAGATCCATCATACCACGTTTTTCATCGTCCAAGTACACTTTAATAGGCTCGTACATCGCCATATCTCCCTACCCTATTATGGACTCCGCATGTAAATGGACATGATATGCAAATCAGATAACAAATACGAGAAATTTAGAGTAGTAACATCGCTCGCAAtcagaagaaaaaggaaacaaatataTGGAAATATGAATCTTCAATATTGGCAACACAAACCTGATTTTGGAGGGCAGGAGAtatcaaataaaagaaaataaaactccgactatttttgttttggtttgggaGGGGGAGCGGAGCCGCAAGGAGAAGAGGCAGCAGTAACTTGCAGGACTGCGTTGGAAATGCTC from Pyrus communis chromosome 4, drPyrComm1.1, whole genome shotgun sequence harbors:
- the LOC137730654 gene encoding UPF0481 protein At3g47200-like; translated protein: MADTKWIIQVNEEVDKMQDLPIEEEHWSKGSIYRLPTCITDVNKKAYKPQVVSFGPYHFNNLNPMEEHKRRALVHFLKRCGKPVELFNNTLAEVVQDLKDSYNPLEPEWRGDTDRFLQLMILDGCFMLEVLRVASHLMDDYAPNDPVFSNHGKLHMMPYIKRDMLMLENQLPILVLDKLVAVESNYAKDEGFVIKLLIKFFSPGTAASIMGKCVHALDVYRKSQLQGEPHCKTGHCRPETVNRHGEIIWSATELNEAGIRFKKSKTTSLKDISFSGGVLRLPSIIVDDTTEPMFLNLIAFERFHVGAGNEVTSYIFFMDNIIDNARDVALLHSKGIIHNALGSDKAVADLFHSLSKDITLDPDSSLDAVHKMVYHYCKKPWNVWRANLMHTYFRNPWAIISLIAGVFLFVLTIAQTGYSIYPYYFPNDGSPTCACTVNNSTSPAPPPPPNAADSTAPSRFIISFVLISVVWMLTG
- the LOC137732020 gene encoding uncharacterized protein isoform X2, whose amino-acid sequence is MIIVDDVGGILPAINHSPWNGLTLADLVMPFFLFIVGLSLALAYKKPSCGADATKKAVLRTLKLLALGLFLQGGFFHRVKDLTFGVDITKMRWMGILQRIAIGYIVAALCEIWLKRDSNVNSGRSLLRKYRSQLAVALIITTIYLSLLYGLYVPDWEYQIPVDSSSAPKTFSVKCGVRGDTGSACNAVGMIDRTILGIEHLYKRPVYARTEQCSINSPDYGPLPADAPSWCQAPFDPEGLLSSMMAIVTCLVGLHYGHIIVHFKDHRERILHWSISSSSLVVLGLTLDLIGMHINKALYTFSYMCITAGAAGILFAAIYLMVDVCGYRRLAIVMEWMGMHALMIFVLIACNILPVVLFGFYWGKPENNILTLIGIGK
- the LOC137732020 gene encoding uncharacterized protein isoform X1 — protein: MAMYEPIKVYLDDEKRGMMDLIMGKNVNIGGGGGAGGDGHMDDDVEMAVQPISKPPTGVGGAACKNISNGEAAVPSLPSKSWQQQQRLVSLDVFRGLTVALMIIVDDVGGILPAINHSPWNGLTLADLVMPFFLFIVGLSLALAYKKPSCGADATKKAVLRTLKLLALGLFLQGGFFHRVKDLTFGVDITKMRWMGILQRIAIGYIVAALCEIWLKRDSNVNSGRSLLRKYRSQLAVALIITTIYLSLLYGLYVPDWEYQIPVDSSSAPKTFSVKCGVRGDTGSACNAVGMIDRTILGIEHLYKRPVYARTEQCSINSPDYGPLPADAPSWCQAPFDPEGLLSSMMAIVTCLVGLHYGHIIVHFKDHRERILHWSISSSSLVVLGLTLDLIGMHINKALYTFSYMCITAGAAGILFAAIYLMVDVCGYRRLAIVMEWMGMHALMIFVLIACNILPVVLFGFYWGKPENNILTLIGIGK